A genomic region of Pseudomonas migulae contains the following coding sequences:
- a CDS encoding CvfB family protein, with the protein MALVGRYNSLQVVKHTNFGLYLDGGADGEILLPNRYIPKDIPSEDEDWLNVFIYLDSDDKLIATTEKPKVQVGEFASLKVVEVNSIGVFLDWGLPKDLLLPYSEEKRQMTAGEYVVVHVYLDKHTRRITATARLDRYLDKTPASYTPGQEVDLLVAEATDMGFKAIINNKHWGLIHKNEIFKFMRAGKEEKGFIKEVRADGKISLSLQPVGEEAATSLNSKILAKLRENNGTLPVSDKSDPTVITSMFGVSKGNFKKAIGALYKNGQIVIHADRIELS; encoded by the coding sequence ATGGCTTTAGTCGGGCGTTACAACAGTTTGCAAGTGGTTAAACACACTAACTTCGGTTTATATCTGGACGGTGGCGCGGATGGCGAAATCCTTCTGCCTAATCGTTATATCCCCAAAGATATTCCCAGCGAAGATGAAGACTGGCTCAACGTTTTTATTTATCTGGACAGCGATGACAAACTTATCGCAACTACCGAAAAGCCGAAAGTGCAAGTCGGTGAATTCGCCAGTTTGAAAGTCGTTGAAGTCAACAGCATCGGTGTTTTCCTGGATTGGGGTCTGCCGAAGGACCTGTTGCTGCCGTACTCCGAAGAAAAGCGCCAGATGACCGCAGGCGAGTACGTCGTGGTGCACGTCTACCTCGACAAGCACACCCGCCGCATCACTGCGACCGCGCGTCTGGACCGTTATCTGGACAAGACCCCGGCCAGCTACACCCCTGGCCAGGAAGTTGATCTGCTGGTTGCCGAAGCCACCGACATGGGCTTCAAGGCGATCATCAACAACAAGCACTGGGGCCTGATCCACAAGAACGAAATCTTCAAGTTCATGCGCGCCGGCAAGGAAGAGAAAGGCTTCATCAAGGAAGTTCGGGCCGACGGCAAGATCAGCCTGAGCCTGCAACCGGTGGGCGAAGAAGCAGCCACCAGCCTCAACTCGAAGATCCTCGCCAAGTTGCGTGAAAACAACGGCACGCTGCCGGTGAGCGACAAGAGTGACCCGACGGTGATCACCAGCATGTTTGGCGTCAGCAAGGGCAACTTCAAAAAGGCCATTGGTGCGCTGTACAAGAATGGCCAGATCGTTATTCACGCCGATCGCATTGAACTGAGCTGA
- a CDS encoding IclR family transcriptional regulator, whose amino-acid sequence MSKQSPSEDEPSTPAADGGVAAVDRAFAILAAFDVGSNSLPLAEIARRTGLYKSTILRLMSSLERAGFIRRLGDGQYAVGPEPLRLAQVYQTSFRLRDVIYPLLESLSEASGETSSFYVRENDSRVVLFRVEPKRAVRVSLHEGARFPLSAGASGKILRAFGALSDSALGTIREQFWATSFGERDPETASVSVPVFNAAYDLTGALTLSGPAERFNQEKVATACGLLLDAAARATVALGGDNRELLKAGERVAVGG is encoded by the coding sequence ATGAGCAAACAATCACCATCGGAAGACGAACCTTCCACGCCTGCTGCCGACGGTGGCGTGGCGGCCGTGGATCGCGCCTTTGCGATCCTTGCGGCGTTCGATGTCGGCAGCAACAGCCTGCCGCTGGCGGAAATCGCCCGGCGCACCGGACTCTATAAAAGCACCATCCTGCGATTGATGAGTTCGCTGGAACGCGCCGGTTTCATCCGCCGCCTCGGCGACGGCCAATACGCCGTCGGCCCCGAGCCGCTGCGGTTGGCGCAGGTTTATCAGACCTCGTTCCGCCTGCGGGATGTGATCTACCCGCTGCTGGAATCCCTGTCCGAAGCGAGCGGCGAAACGTCCTCTTTTTACGTGCGGGAAAACGACAGCCGCGTGGTCTTGTTTCGCGTGGAGCCAAAGCGCGCCGTTCGGGTTTCCCTCCATGAAGGGGCACGATTCCCGCTGAGTGCCGGGGCATCCGGAAAAATCCTGCGAGCGTTCGGCGCGTTGTCTGACTCGGCGCTGGGAACGATTCGCGAGCAATTCTGGGCGACGTCCTTCGGTGAGCGGGACCCGGAGACGGCTTCGGTGTCCGTTCCGGTATTTAACGCCGCGTATGATTTGACGGGAGCGTTAACCTTGTCTGGGCCGGCAGAGCGATTCAATCAGGAGAAGGTGGCTACGGCGTGCGGGTTGTTGCTCGATGCCGCGGCCAGGGCGACCGTGGCGTTAGGCGGGGACAATCGGGAATTGCTCAAGGCAGGTGAGCGCGTTGCCGTAGGAGGCTGA
- a CDS encoding DUF899 domain-containing protein produces the protein MNIQNHPVVSREEWLAARKQHLAHEKAFTRERDKLSAERRALPWVKIDKDYRFQGPNGELKLADLFGGRSQLVIYHFMFADGWDEGCPGCSFLSDHIDGANQHLAHHDVAVVAVSHAPFAEFQAFKRRMGWKFDWVSSAGCDFNYDFGVSARAEDVAAGKATYNYEKSDGAEEELPGLSVFYRNEAGDIFHTYSTYARGLDMLVGAYNYLDLMPKGRNEEEIMEWVRHHDRYEDKASSSCCHGG, from the coding sequence ATGAACATTCAGAACCATCCAGTCGTATCACGAGAAGAATGGCTCGCCGCTCGCAAACAACACCTGGCTCACGAAAAAGCCTTCACCCGGGAACGGGACAAACTCAGCGCCGAACGCCGGGCCCTGCCCTGGGTGAAAATCGACAAGGACTACCGCTTCCAGGGCCCCAACGGCGAACTGAAGCTGGCCGATCTGTTCGGCGGTCGCAGCCAGTTGGTCATCTACCACTTCATGTTCGCCGACGGCTGGGACGAAGGCTGCCCCGGTTGCTCCTTCCTGTCCGACCACATCGACGGCGCCAACCAGCACCTCGCGCATCACGACGTGGCCGTGGTGGCCGTTTCCCACGCGCCATTCGCCGAATTCCAGGCGTTCAAACGGCGCATGGGCTGGAAGTTCGATTGGGTGTCCTCAGCAGGCTGCGACTTCAACTATGACTTTGGTGTCTCGGCCCGAGCAGAAGATGTCGCGGCCGGCAAGGCCACCTACAACTATGAAAAATCCGACGGCGCCGAGGAAGAACTCCCAGGCCTCAGCGTGTTTTATCGCAACGAAGCGGGCGATATTTTTCACACTTACTCCACCTATGCCCGCGGCCTGGACATGCTGGTCGGCGCCTACAACTACCTCGACCTCATGCCCAAGGGCCGCAACGAAGAGGAAATCATGGAATGGGTAAGGCATCACGATCGCTATGAAGACAAGGCCTCTTCGAGCTGCTGCCATGGGGGATAG
- a CDS encoding transcriptional regulator — protein MTTYNWDLIERLLHEVQNAAPNFTPRPYAEQYAAEKATEGEQTENLDHLKAVAGEYEKLLLERGYIEPRPEEQGGTGSNYMLTPRGSSLLSLIDSSIPGNDHPRQVLDEQEDALDEVTFDEVASKAQIA, from the coding sequence ATGACGACTTATAACTGGGATTTGATTGAGCGCTTGCTGCACGAAGTGCAAAACGCAGCACCCAACTTCACGCCACGGCCCTATGCCGAGCAGTACGCCGCGGAAAAAGCCACGGAGGGCGAACAGACTGAAAACCTGGATCACCTGAAAGCGGTGGCCGGCGAGTACGAAAAGTTACTGCTGGAGCGCGGTTACATCGAACCTCGGCCTGAAGAACAGGGTGGGACCGGTTCTAATTACATGCTGACGCCACGGGGTTCGAGTTTGTTGAGCCTGATCGACAGCAGCATTCCGGGCAATGATCATCCGCGGCAAGTGCTGGATGAGCAGGAAGATGCGCTGGATGAAGTGACGTTTGATGAAGTGGCGTCAAAGGCGCAGATCGCCTGA
- a CDS encoding Sbal_3080 family lipoprotein, with amino-acid sequence MLFRAVTASLLLALAGCTNINVEPVAPQYKISQLCIEENPKVVVGDFVDGLQTLLRKHNIESRLYAAPIPSSCEYRLTYTAIRSWDFSPYLSDASVRLFKGGQQIGFGQYHLTGEGGFDPSKVAPVEEKMAPVINQLLGQNK; translated from the coding sequence ATGCTGTTCAGAGCCGTCACGGCAAGCCTTCTACTGGCATTGGCCGGTTGCACCAACATCAACGTCGAACCCGTCGCTCCTCAATACAAAATCTCGCAGCTGTGCATCGAAGAAAACCCGAAAGTAGTGGTGGGGGATTTCGTCGATGGCCTGCAAACGCTTTTGCGCAAGCACAACATCGAAAGCCGGTTGTACGCCGCACCCATTCCGAGCAGTTGCGAATACCGTCTGACCTACACCGCCATCCGTTCCTGGGACTTTTCCCCGTACTTGTCCGATGCCAGTGTCCGGCTCTTCAAGGGCGGTCAACAGATCGGCTTTGGTCAATACCATCTGACCGGTGAGGGTGGCTTCGATCCGTCGAAAGTGGCACCGGTCGAGGAAAAAATGGCACCGGTGATCAATCAGTTACTGGGACAAAACAAATGA
- a CDS encoding DUF2846 domain-containing protein, whose amino-acid sequence MKSIPVLLLMLLLTGCGHTSSSQPYFEPPAPPQGKALVYMMRTQVIQGSFYDSVFSINDSAVVGLDDKNYSWVLVSPGLHKVSAGPRPHPRNVFLNLQVEPGKEYFIEYTQEYAAEMVRVRDAKEGKAMVKGYSYIPVK is encoded by the coding sequence ATGAAAAGTATCCCGGTTCTGTTGCTCATGCTGTTGTTGACCGGATGCGGTCACACCAGCTCCAGCCAGCCCTATTTCGAGCCGCCGGCGCCGCCTCAAGGCAAGGCGCTGGTTTACATGATGCGGACCCAGGTCATTCAAGGCAGCTTTTATGACAGCGTGTTCAGCATCAATGACAGCGCGGTGGTCGGTCTCGATGACAAAAACTATTCCTGGGTTCTGGTGAGCCCGGGCCTGCATAAAGTCTCAGCCGGCCCGCGCCCGCACCCTCGAAACGTGTTCTTGAACCTGCAGGTCGAGCCGGGCAAGGAATACTTCATTGAATACACGCAGGAGTACGCGGCCGAGATGGTCCGGGTGCGGGATGCCAAGGAAGGGAAAGCCATGGTGAAGGGGTATTCGTATATCCCGGTGAAGTAG
- a CDS encoding CaiB/BaiF CoA transferase family protein has protein sequence MNMSLSQQHKPLPLAGIRVIEFVHMVMGPTCGLVLADLGAEVIKVEPTPAGDNTRRLMGSGAGYWTTYNRNKKSFAVDLKTAEGIAAVKKLIATADVVTENFRPGTMDKLGLGHADVKAIKPDIIYSSMKGFLPGPYEHRTALDEVVQMMTGLAYMTGPVGQPLRAGASVNDVMGGMFSAISILAALLQRTQSAQGQFVQTGLFENSAFLVAQHMMQNVVTGEPAAPMPSRVSAWAIYDVFHCAGEEQIFLGVVSDSQWKSFCEVFGFDAFGSDPQLAGNNQRVAARKVILPQVRECLARMSKVQVMALCEKAGLPFSPIQRPQDMFDDKHLNESGGMAQVTLPDGQSVKVPMLPFEMDGQRFGTRLNVPVLGSHSDELLAELGYTAADIGALHDAGIIKSEA, from the coding sequence ATGAACATGAGCCTCAGCCAACAACACAAGCCTCTGCCGCTGGCCGGTATCCGGGTCATCGAGTTCGTCCACATGGTCATGGGGCCAACCTGCGGTCTGGTGCTGGCTGACCTCGGGGCCGAGGTGATCAAGGTCGAACCGACGCCTGCGGGCGACAACACCCGGCGCTTGATGGGGTCTGGTGCGGGTTACTGGACCACCTACAACCGCAACAAGAAAAGTTTTGCCGTCGACCTGAAAACCGCCGAAGGCATTGCCGCGGTCAAGAAACTGATCGCCACCGCCGACGTGGTCACCGAGAACTTCCGTCCCGGCACCATGGACAAACTCGGCCTGGGTCACGCCGATGTCAAAGCGATCAAGCCGGACATTATTTACAGCTCCATGAAAGGTTTCCTGCCCGGCCCTTACGAACATCGTACGGCGCTGGACGAAGTGGTGCAGATGATGACGGGCCTGGCCTACATGACCGGCCCGGTCGGCCAGCCCCTGCGCGCCGGGGCATCGGTCAACGATGTCATGGGCGGGATGTTCAGCGCGATTTCGATTCTTGCGGCGCTGTTGCAGCGAACCCAAAGCGCTCAGGGCCAGTTCGTGCAGACCGGCCTGTTCGAGAATTCGGCATTCCTGGTGGCCCAGCACATGATGCAAAACGTGGTCACCGGCGAGCCTGCGGCGCCGATGCCGAGTCGGGTCTCGGCATGGGCGATCTATGACGTGTTCCACTGCGCCGGTGAAGAGCAGATTTTCCTCGGCGTGGTCAGCGACAGTCAGTGGAAAAGCTTTTGCGAGGTGTTCGGTTTCGATGCCTTCGGCAGTGATCCGCAGTTGGCGGGCAACAACCAGCGAGTCGCCGCGCGCAAGGTGATCCTGCCGCAAGTCCGCGAGTGCCTGGCGCGCATGAGCAAAGTGCAGGTGATGGCGCTGTGCGAAAAGGCCGGCCTGCCGTTTTCGCCGATCCAGCGTCCGCAGGACATGTTTGACGACAAACACCTGAACGAGTCTGGCGGCATGGCGCAGGTGACGTTGCCTGACGGCCAGTCGGTCAAGGTGCCTATGTTGCCGTTCGAAATGGACGGGCAACGCTTTGGAACACGTTTGAATGTGCCTGTGCTGGGTAGCCATTCCGATGAATTGCTGGCCGAGCTGGGTTACACCGCAGCCGATATTGGCGCGCTGCATGACGCGGGCATCATCAAGTCCGAAGCGTGA
- a CDS encoding DMT family transporter, which produces MSANRRSADAFALQVMMGLCLIWGVQQVMIKWAAPDIAPVMQAAGRSGISALLVGLLICWKGGWDQVGKTWRGGLLAGALFGLEFFFISEGLQLTTAAHMSVFLYTAPIFTALGVHWLLPSERLRPVQWLGIFLAFIGIAIAFAGGVSWDNLDRRMLMGDALGVLAGAAWGATTVVVRASRLSEAPVTLTLFYQLIVGFVGLLLIAMLSGQVTHVSLTTVAVASVLFQGLVVSFFSYLTWFWLLRRYLAANLAVFSFMTPLFGVTFGVVLLDEALSLNFVIGAVLVLLGITFVSAEQWVRRRLRKALGQH; this is translated from the coding sequence GTGAGCGCCAATCGCCGTAGCGCCGATGCTTTTGCCCTGCAAGTGATGATGGGGTTGTGCCTGATCTGGGGCGTGCAGCAGGTGATGATCAAGTGGGCGGCGCCTGACATCGCGCCGGTCATGCAGGCTGCGGGGCGGTCGGGCATTTCTGCGTTGCTTGTAGGATTGCTGATCTGCTGGAAGGGCGGCTGGGATCAGGTCGGCAAAACGTGGCGCGGTGGATTGTTGGCCGGTGCGCTGTTCGGACTGGAGTTCTTCTTCATTTCCGAAGGCCTGCAGTTGACCACGGCCGCTCACATGTCGGTGTTTCTTTACACCGCGCCGATCTTCACCGCATTGGGCGTGCACTGGCTGTTGCCGAGTGAACGTTTGAGGCCCGTCCAGTGGCTGGGCATTTTCCTCGCCTTCATCGGGATTGCCATCGCGTTTGCCGGTGGCGTGTCGTGGGACAACCTCGATCGCCGCATGTTGATGGGGGATGCGCTTGGCGTATTGGCCGGTGCCGCCTGGGGCGCGACCACCGTCGTGGTGCGTGCGTCGCGCCTGTCGGAAGCGCCGGTGACGCTCACGTTGTTCTACCAGCTGATTGTCGGTTTCGTCGGTTTGCTGCTGATCGCGATGCTCAGTGGCCAGGTCACCCACGTCAGCCTGACCACCGTGGCGGTGGCCAGTGTGCTGTTCCAGGGTCTGGTGGTGTCGTTCTTCAGCTACCTGACCTGGTTCTGGTTGCTGCGTCGCTATCTGGCGGCGAACCTGGCGGTGTTTTCGTTCATGACGCCGTTGTTCGGCGTCACGTTCGGTGTGGTCTTGCTGGACGAAGCGCTGAGCCTCAACTTCGTCATCGGTGCCGTGCTGGTACTGCTCGGCATCACGTTTGTCAGCGCTGAACAGTGGGTGCGCCGCCGTTTGCGCAAAGCCCTCGGCCAGCACTGA
- a CDS encoding CitMHS family transporter — translation MLTLLSYSMITCFMYLVMSKRLSPLVALLLVPVAFACLAGYTTALGPMMFDGLKMLAPTGVMLTFAILYFCMMTDAGLFNPLVKLILKAVKGDPQKIVLGTAILGICVGLDGDGATTYIITCAALLPLYRRTGVRLQVMATVLLLAIGVMNILPWAGPFSRAASAMKVDITELFVAMLPLMAIGLVWVIFVALYLGRLERRRLGVVQLDGNEGLEHFTEFRLNDWRFLFNAALTVALIAMMMLAVMPPAVLFMLAFGIGLVVNFPNLKDQKAVIARHADNVMAVTLLIFAAGIFVGIMGGTGMTKAISESLIHVIPEWAGSSMSIITAFISMPFTYVLTNDAFYFGVLPILAETASHYGISGKEMAIAGLIGQPVHLLSPLVASTYLLCGLLDLDYGDNQRMTLKWTIGTVGVMLLAALALGSISIVR, via the coding sequence ATGCTGACTCTACTCAGCTATTCGATGATCACGTGCTTCATGTATCTGGTGATGAGCAAACGCCTGTCCCCGCTGGTGGCGTTGCTGCTGGTCCCGGTCGCCTTTGCCTGCCTGGCCGGCTACACCACTGCACTGGGGCCGATGATGTTCGACGGCCTGAAAATGCTCGCCCCGACCGGGGTGATGCTGACCTTTGCGATCCTGTATTTCTGCATGATGACCGACGCCGGGTTGTTCAATCCGCTGGTCAAGCTGATCCTCAAAGCGGTGAAAGGCGATCCGCAGAAGATCGTGCTGGGCACGGCGATTCTGGGGATCTGCGTCGGCCTGGACGGTGATGGCGCCACCACTTACATCATCACCTGCGCGGCGCTGTTGCCGCTGTATCGCCGCACCGGTGTGCGTCTGCAAGTCATGGCCACTGTGTTGCTGCTGGCCATTGGCGTGATGAACATTCTGCCGTGGGCCGGGCCATTTTCCCGGGCGGCCAGCGCCATGAAGGTGGACATCACCGAGCTGTTCGTGGCGATGCTGCCGTTGATGGCCATCGGGCTGGTGTGGGTGATTTTCGTTGCGCTGTACCTGGGTCGGCTGGAACGGCGACGCCTGGGCGTGGTGCAACTCGACGGCAATGAAGGGCTGGAACACTTCACCGAGTTTCGCCTGAACGACTGGCGTTTTCTGTTCAACGCCGCGCTGACCGTCGCCCTGATCGCGATGATGATGCTCGCCGTGATGCCGCCCGCGGTGCTGTTCATGTTGGCGTTCGGCATCGGGCTGGTGGTGAACTTCCCGAACCTGAAAGACCAGAAAGCGGTCATCGCGCGCCACGCCGACAACGTCATGGCGGTGACCCTGCTGATTTTCGCCGCAGGGATTTTCGTCGGCATCATGGGCGGCACGGGCATGACCAAGGCCATTTCCGAAAGCCTGATCCACGTCATCCCGGAATGGGCCGGCAGTTCGATGTCGATCATCACCGCGTTCATCAGCATGCCGTTCACCTACGTGCTGACCAACGACGCGTTCTACTTTGGCGTGTTGCCGATCCTCGCCGAAACCGCCAGCCACTACGGCATCAGCGGCAAGGAAATGGCGATCGCCGGGTTGATTGGTCAACCGGTGCATTTGCTCAGTCCGCTGGTGGCGTCCACGTACCTGCTGTGCGGGTTGCTGGATCTGGATTACGGCGACAACCAGCGCATGACCTTGAAATGGACGATTGGCACGGTGGGGGTGATGTTGTTGGCGGCGTTGGCGTTGGGGTCTATTTCGATTGTTCGGTAA
- a CDS encoding TorF family putative porin, with protein sequence MLKPFLFLLGGLLSSPVADAQIFQRELGDFDLKLGTTPSRSMAQGLVKPSTTGSFHGGLDLSHDSGFYFGQWSPSMGLSQGNNLEVDSYMGFKQPFDQTLGYEVGMIRYSYPKVDTLDTQELFGGLTLLGSRFGAAFSNDPDKQNSTVFADLGGNQPFGVGISMKYTTHQLNTPVSVDGGYVGSFTDWSLTLSRPFMGIDLDLIYSDSSLSGSDCSAYSGHNSQCDGLVTLKAEHAFY encoded by the coding sequence ATGCTCAAACCCTTTCTGTTTTTGCTCGGCGGGCTGCTTTCAAGCCCGGTCGCCGACGCGCAAATCTTCCAGCGTGAACTGGGGGACTTCGATCTCAAGCTCGGCACCACCCCCAGTCGCAGCATGGCCCAGGGGCTGGTCAAACCCTCGACCACCGGTTCCTTTCACGGCGGCCTCGACCTGAGCCACGACAGCGGCTTCTACTTCGGCCAATGGTCACCGAGCATGGGATTGAGCCAGGGGAACAATCTGGAAGTCGATTCCTACATGGGTTTTAAACAACCCTTCGACCAAACCCTCGGTTACGAAGTCGGCATGATCCGCTACAGCTACCCGAAGGTGGATACCCTCGACACCCAGGAACTCTTCGGCGGCCTGACCCTGCTGGGCAGCCGTTTCGGCGCAGCCTTCAGCAACGACCCCGACAAACAGAACAGCACAGTGTTCGCCGACCTGGGCGGCAATCAGCCGTTCGGCGTCGGGATCAGCATGAAATACACCACCCACCAGCTCAACACACCGGTGTCGGTGGACGGTGGGTATGTAGGCAGTTTCACCGACTGGTCATTGACCCTGTCCCGGCCGTTCATGGGCATCGACCTGGACCTGATCTACAGCGACTCCAGCCTCAGCGGCAGCGACTGCTCCGCCTACTCCGGGCACAACAGTCAGTGCGACGGCCTGGTCACCCTCAAGGCCGAACACGCGTTCTATTGA
- a CDS encoding hydroxymethylglutaryl-CoA lyase: MGHSNEIDILVSEVGPRDGLQSVSATMPTGLKLKWIAALANAGLREIEVGSFVSPKLLPQMADAAEVVAYARTLPNLFVTALVPNLKGAEAAFKAGVQKITMPISVSEPHSLANIRKTHAEVYREVRNVVALRNEQYPHVEIEAGLSTVFGCTIQGEVPDDDTLRMATIMAELGVNEVGLADTVGYANPTQVRRLFTRLRQELAGVAGSAHFHNTRGQGLANVLAALDVGVTTIDASQGGIGGCPYAPGASGNIVTEDLVYLLESMGLRTGIDLDRLVKAREWLRQGLPGEPLYGFIPDAGVGKNFHYAKKAV; encoded by the coding sequence ATGGGTCATTCGAACGAAATCGATATTCTGGTCAGCGAAGTCGGACCGCGTGACGGGCTGCAAAGCGTTTCGGCCACCATGCCGACCGGGCTGAAACTGAAATGGATCGCCGCGTTGGCGAATGCCGGGCTTCGCGAGATCGAAGTGGGGTCTTTCGTTTCGCCGAAACTGTTGCCGCAGATGGCGGATGCCGCAGAAGTGGTGGCTTATGCGCGGACCTTGCCCAACCTGTTCGTGACCGCGCTGGTGCCCAACCTCAAGGGCGCCGAAGCGGCGTTCAAGGCCGGCGTGCAGAAAATCACGATGCCGATTTCGGTGAGCGAACCCCATTCCCTGGCCAACATCCGCAAGACTCACGCCGAGGTCTATCGGGAGGTGCGCAACGTCGTGGCCTTGCGCAACGAGCAGTATCCGCACGTCGAAATCGAGGCCGGGTTGTCCACGGTGTTCGGTTGCACGATCCAGGGCGAAGTGCCGGATGACGACACCCTGCGCATGGCCACGATCATGGCCGAACTGGGCGTCAACGAAGTGGGGCTGGCCGACACCGTCGGTTACGCCAATCCGACGCAAGTCCGCCGCCTGTTCACCCGGCTACGCCAGGAACTGGCGGGTGTTGCCGGCAGTGCGCACTTCCACAACACCCGCGGCCAGGGCCTGGCCAATGTGCTCGCAGCGCTGGACGTCGGCGTGACCACTATCGATGCCTCCCAGGGTGGAATCGGCGGTTGCCCTTATGCGCCCGGTGCATCCGGCAACATCGTCACCGAAGACCTGGTTTACCTGCTCGAATCCATGGGCCTGCGCACCGGCATCGACCTCGATCGGCTGGTGAAGGCCCGCGAGTGGTTGCGCCAGGGACTGCCGGGTGAACCGCTGTACGGCTTCATCCCCGACGCCGGCGTGGGCAAGAATTTTCACTATGCAAAGAAGGCGGTATGA
- a CDS encoding DUF6279 family lipoprotein, with protein MSRWLKCLAIVITLSLALGACSRVGLAYRNLDVIIPWTLSDYLDMNGEQKGWFNERLKEHLSWHCTTQLPGYLDWLDRLQSMVETNQVTDAALQARTREAKQAIAQTAREITPSAIELLQGLDDKQVAEMNDAFAKDQRKRQQDYLKPPLDQQIKERGERMEKRLNDWLGPLSPTQQQRVVAWSNALGEQNTQWIANRAHWQKQFSAAVAQRQSPEFPQRIETLLVNRESLWTADYRKAYANTEAQARSLFVDVMAESTPAQRERLLKKIEGVRKDFNDLKCLKAAKQS; from the coding sequence ATGTCGCGCTGGTTGAAGTGTCTCGCCATCGTCATCACCCTCAGTCTCGCCCTTGGCGCGTGCAGTCGCGTGGGCCTGGCCTATCGCAACCTCGACGTAATCATTCCGTGGACGCTCAGCGATTACCTGGACATGAACGGCGAGCAGAAAGGCTGGTTCAACGAGCGCCTGAAAGAACACCTGAGCTGGCACTGCACCACGCAACTGCCGGGTTACCTCGACTGGCTCGACCGCTTGCAATCGATGGTGGAAACCAATCAGGTGACCGACGCCGCGCTGCAAGCCCGCACCCGGGAAGCCAAACAAGCCATCGCCCAGACGGCACGGGAAATCACGCCGTCGGCCATCGAGCTGTTGCAGGGGCTGGATGACAAGCAAGTGGCAGAGATGAACGACGCGTTTGCCAAGGACCAGCGTAAACGCCAGCAGGATTACCTGAAACCGCCCCTCGATCAGCAGATCAAGGAGCGCGGCGAACGTATGGAAAAACGCTTGAATGACTGGCTCGGCCCGCTCAGTCCAACCCAGCAACAACGAGTCGTCGCCTGGTCGAATGCCTTGGGTGAACAGAACACGCAATGGATTGCCAACCGGGCTCATTGGCAGAAGCAATTCAGCGCGGCGGTTGCGCAACGTCAGAGTCCGGAATTCCCACAGAGAATCGAGACACTTCTGGTGAATCGCGAGAGTCTATGGACGGCCGATTACCGTAAGGCTTACGCCAACACAGAAGCGCAGGCGCGGAGCCTGTTTGTGGATGTGATGGCCGAGAGCACACCGGCCCAGCGTGAGCGGTTGTTGAAGAAAATCGAAGGAGTGCGCAAGGACTTCAATGATTTGAAGTGCCTTAAGGCCGCGAAACAGAGCTAA